From Ruminococcus sp. HUN007, a single genomic window includes:
- a CDS encoding DUF4364 family protein: MDTAEYKPDDINSVKILLCCLMHSLDSPVDSEELYDIAVDSGIINYFYYNEAIEELLKNDTIISALDDNGKTCFSLGEKGELFVKEFASYVELSLRKRLVYEAFRYRAKKMQNASLSLDYRDCDEGCRLVCGISDGETQVMELSLLTRSRTQAELIGERISDNPLSFYNDIINYSIQKRLEPDKE, encoded by the coding sequence ATGGATACAGCTGAATACAAACCTGATGACATAAACTCTGTCAAGATACTTCTGTGCTGTCTTATGCACAGCCTTGATTCTCCGGTTGATTCAGAAGAGCTTTATGACATCGCAGTAGATTCTGGCATAATAAACTATTTTTACTACAACGAGGCGATCGAAGAACTGCTGAAAAACGACACGATAATCTCCGCTCTTGATGACAACGGAAAAACCTGTTTTTCACTCGGAGAAAAAGGTGAACTCTTCGTTAAGGAATTTGCAAGCTACGTTGAGCTTTCGCTTCGCAAAAGACTTGTATATGAAGCTTTCAGGTACAGAGCCAAAAAAATGCAGAACGCCAGCCTTTCTCTGGATTACCGTGACTGTGATGAAGGATGCAGACTCGTATGCGGTATTTCAGACGGAGAGACCCAGGTCATGGAGCTGAGCCTGCTCACACGCAGCCGTACACAGGCGGAACTTATCGGAGAGCGCATCAGTGACAATCCATTATCCTTCTATAATGACATTATTAATTACTCGATCCAGAAAAGACTTGAACCTGATAAGGAATGA